A stretch of the Dehalococcoidia bacterium genome encodes the following:
- a CDS encoding P1 family peptidase has protein sequence MTVPSTPGDEKASPPQGITAISGLLVGHWTDPEACTGCTVVLCPQGATAGVAVLGGAPGTRETDLLRPGFLVERVHGVLLTGGSAFGLAAAQGVMRWLEERNAGHVTSSGVVPIVVGAVVYDLGIGRGDVRPGPEEGYAACQAASAGPVAEGSVGAGTGATVGKALGLTRATKGGIGCVCEEAPGGARVAALVAINAFGEVVDPDTGQVLAGIRADEGGYLPTLEVLRRGWGSSPLAPPNSTIGVVATDAPLDKAGCSRLATMAMAGMARAVRPVWTQVDGDVLFALSTGEGAACDLTVLGALAARAVERAILRAVQRAASLGGVPSCSEWSR, from the coding sequence ATGACCGTCCCTTCCACCCCCGGGGACGAGAAGGCGTCCCCTCCTCAGGGCATCACCGCCATATCGGGCCTGCTGGTGGGCCACTGGACGGACCCCGAGGCCTGCACCGGCTGCACCGTCGTCCTCTGTCCCCAGGGGGCCACGGCGGGGGTGGCGGTGCTGGGAGGCGCGCCCGGCACCAGGGAGACGGACCTCCTCCGCCCGGGATTCCTGGTGGAGCGGGTGCATGGCGTCCTCCTCACCGGAGGGAGCGCTTTCGGTCTTGCCGCCGCTCAGGGGGTGATGCGCTGGCTGGAGGAGAGGAATGCAGGCCACGTCACTTCCTCCGGAGTCGTGCCTATCGTGGTGGGGGCGGTGGTCTACGACCTGGGCATCGGCCGCGGCGACGTTCGCCCCGGCCCGGAGGAGGGCTATGCTGCCTGCCAGGCTGCCAGCGCCGGCCCCGTGGCCGAGGGTAGCGTGGGGGCGGGCACGGGTGCCACCGTGGGCAAGGCGCTGGGGCTGACGCGGGCCACCAAGGGCGGCATCGGCTGCGTCTGCGAGGAGGCGCCGGGTGGGGCACGGGTGGCGGCCCTGGTGGCCATCAACGCCTTCGGCGAGGTGGTGGACCCCGACACGGGGCAGGTGCTGGCCGGCATCCGGGCGGACGAGGGCGGCTACCTTCCCACGCTGGAGGTGCTGCGCAGGGGGTGGGGCTCGTCACCCCTGGCCCCGCCCAACAGCACCATCGGCGTCGTGGCCACCGACGCCCCTCTGGACAAGGCTGGGTGCTCGCGGCTGGCCACCATGGCCATGGCCGGCATGGCGCGGGCGGTGCGGCCCGTCTGGACGCAAGTGGACGGCGACGTCCTCTTCGCCCTCTCTACGGGCGAGGGCGCTGCCTGCGATCTGACGGTGCTCGGCGCCCTCGCAGCGCGGGCGGTAGAGCGGGCCATCCTGCGCGCGGTGCAGCGGGCAGCCTCGCTGGGGGGCGTGCCCTCTTGCAGCGAGTGGTCGCGTTGA
- a CDS encoding thiolase family protein, whose protein sequence is MRDAVIVDMVRTPFGRAGQKGAYRDITHVELVVPLIKAILERNRLDPAQIDEIIMGSVGIVGVLTRSRHYLFEADMPFSISATDLNKQCGSSLQAVVQGAFAIRCGMSDIVLAGGVETMDRIAPIPPGDERDLQQVQAAEVMTREMLPTSWPGPKQPQWLPRWYQKVEPWIMNMGMTAEKLAQERGITREDSDRFALESHRRAVRAWKEGVFQQEVIPIEIGYSDGSKVVVDRDQLPREDTSLEKLAQLKPSFRPDGICTAGNSSPRTDGAALCLLMSKEKAKELGLKPLATVKHAATVGVDPTIMGIGPVPATRKLLERTGMSLSDFDLIEINEAFACQVLACGYELGWDWERVNVNGGAIALGHPLGASGARLAGTIAFEMARRNVEWGLVTLCMGAGMGMSVALQRENYD, encoded by the coding sequence ATGAGGGATGCCGTCATCGTCGATATGGTTCGCACGCCTTTCGGCCGCGCCGGCCAGAAGGGCGCCTACCGGGACATCACCCACGTGGAGCTAGTAGTCCCGCTCATCAAGGCCATCCTGGAGCGGAACCGCCTCGACCCCGCGCAGATCGACGAGATCATCATGGGGTCGGTGGGGATAGTCGGGGTTCTCACCCGCTCCCGCCACTACCTGTTCGAGGCGGACATGCCCTTTTCCATCTCGGCTACCGACCTGAACAAGCAGTGCGGCTCCAGCCTCCAGGCAGTGGTGCAAGGGGCCTTCGCCATTCGTTGCGGCATGTCGGACATCGTGCTGGCCGGTGGCGTGGAGACCATGGACCGCATTGCCCCCATCCCGCCCGGCGACGAGCGCGACCTGCAGCAGGTGCAGGCGGCCGAGGTAATGACGCGCGAGATGCTGCCCACCTCCTGGCCCGGCCCCAAGCAGCCCCAGTGGCTGCCCCGCTGGTACCAGAAGGTAGAGCCCTGGATCATGAACATGGGCATGACGGCCGAGAAACTGGCCCAGGAGCGGGGCATCACCCGCGAGGACTCGGACCGCTTCGCCCTGGAGAGCCACCGCCGCGCCGTCCGTGCCTGGAAGGAGGGGGTCTTCCAGCAGGAGGTCATTCCCATCGAGATAGGCTACTCGGACGGCTCGAAGGTGGTGGTCGACCGCGACCAGTTGCCACGGGAGGACACCAGCCTGGAGAAGCTGGCCCAGCTCAAGCCGAGCTTCCGCCCCGACGGCATCTGCACCGCCGGCAACTCTAGCCCCCGCACCGACGGCGCCGCCCTCTGCCTGCTCATGTCCAAGGAGAAGGCGAAGGAGCTGGGCCTGAAGCCCCTGGCGACCGTCAAGCACGCCGCCACCGTGGGCGTGGACCCCACCATCATGGGCATCGGGCCGGTGCCCGCTACTCGCAAGCTGCTGGAGCGGACTGGCATGTCCCTGTCGGACTTCGACCTCATCGAGATCAACGAGGCCTTTGCCTGCCAGGTGCTGGCCTGCGGCTACGAGCTGGGATGGGACTGGGAGCGGGTGAACGTCAACGGCGGCGCCATCGCGCTGGGTCACCCGCTGGGGGCCAGCGGTGCGCGGCTGGCGGGGACCATTGCCTTCGAGATGGCACGGCGCAACGTCGAGTGGGGGCTGGTGACCCTGTGCATGGGCGCCGGCATGGGCATGTCGGTGGCCCTGCAGCGGGAGAACTACGACTGA
- the mutM gene encoding bifunctional DNA-formamidopyrimidine glycosylase/DNA-(apurinic or apyrimidinic site) lyase: protein MPELPEVETIRRQLSPLVVDRTIVEAWLSPEMPRLAAHPPDACAFVSRLLGRRVLSVERRGKFLLFPLDDGQTWIVHLRMTGALVHRVDGGPEERFLRARFRLDDGSWLWYRDVRKLGRMWVVADPEQVVGKLGPEPLSGCLDAAALLRALRGRKAPLKALLLDQRLVAGLGNIYADEALHEAGISPLRPGGTLAPEEAERLCLAIRRVLSGATRHGGTSFWSYLDARGERGQHQFHVRVYRRQGQPCLRCGGTVVRTRLGGRSTHYCPSCQV from the coding sequence ATGCCCGAGCTGCCCGAGGTAGAGACCATACGCCGTCAACTCTCGCCCCTGGTGGTGGACCGGACCATCGTGGAGGCCTGGCTGTCGCCCGAGATGCCGCGTCTGGCCGCCCATCCGCCCGATGCCTGCGCATTCGTCTCGCGACTCCTGGGTCGGCGAGTGCTGTCGGTCGAACGGAGGGGCAAGTTCCTGCTCTTTCCCCTGGACGATGGCCAGACGTGGATAGTGCACCTGCGCATGACGGGGGCGCTCGTTCACCGCGTCGACGGAGGGCCGGAAGAGAGGTTCCTGCGCGCGCGCTTCCGTCTGGACGACGGGTCCTGGCTCTGGTATCGCGATGTGCGCAAGCTGGGCCGCATGTGGGTGGTTGCCGACCCGGAGCAGGTGGTGGGCAAGCTGGGCCCGGAGCCGTTGTCGGGCTGTCTGGACGCAGCTGCCCTGCTGCGGGCGCTCAGGGGGAGGAAGGCGCCCTTGAAGGCCCTCTTGCTCGACCAGCGGCTGGTAGCGGGGCTGGGCAATATCTACGCCGACGAAGCGCTGCACGAGGCGGGCATCTCGCCCCTGCGGCCGGGCGGCACCCTCGCTCCCGAGGAGGCAGAGCGCCTGTGCCTGGCCATCCGTCGAGTGCTGTCTGGCGCCACCCGCCACGGCGGCACCAGCTTCTGGTCGTATCTGGACGCCCGTGGGGAAAGGGGACAGCACCAGTTCCACGTCCGGGTCTATCGGCGGCAGGGCCAGCCCTGTCTCCGCTGCGGTGGGACGGTGGTCCGGACACGCTTGGGGGGCCGCTCCACCCATTACTGCCCGTCCTGTCAGGTGTGA
- the polA gene encoding DNA polymerase I — translation MGEAKTLLVLLDGHGIIHRSYHAMREQPLTVRHTGEVITAVYGFANTLLSVLQELKPSHVIVAMDKGRLTFRHRLDPNYKAHRVEMPDDLRAQIRRCRELIEAFGIPIYELEEYEADDILGTLSRQAAEAGIETCLVSLDSDIAQLVRPGVRLWLYRPYQRDFVVYATPEDVQRRYGVLPHQIPDLKALKGDATDNIPGVPGVGEKTAVRLVQEFGSIEALYENLEQVEPPKLREALRQHEEQVRRSKALATIATDVPVELDLDAADFRRHYRRQRVLDLFRELEFKSLVPRLPPDDGQEEEERALQVPLTGRPAVAEAGAERYRIVDSEEALAELAQRLEAAGAFAFDTETTGLEAMRARLVGLSFAVAPGEAYYVPVGHVGGARQLPLELALERLGPLLEAEGVAKTAHNAKYDMVVLAQHGVWVRGLQFDTMIAAFLAGEGGGGTYRPGEGALGLKWLASRLLGVEMTDIAQLIGKRGREQISMAEVPVEAAGRYACADADMTLRLRPRLEEMLRERSQERLFYEIEMPVVPVLARMELNGMAVDVGALKEMSGVLAEEIRRVEEEVYRLVGHRFNIGSPQQLSRVLFEELKLPKTRRLKTGSYSTDAQSLEELRGAHPVIDLILEYRELTKLKGTYVDALPGLVNPRTGRIHSDFNQTGAATGRISSSNPNLQNIPVRSELGRQIRRAFVARDAGPDPYLLSADYSQIELRILAHYTGDPALVEAFRRDEDIHAVTASQVFGVPMEKVTPEMRRRAKVFNFGVLYGLTPYGLSVRERIPQEEAAEFIRRYFEKYPGVRRYIEETVQRTRELGYAETIFGRRRYLPEINSPNANVRQAAERAAINMPIQGTNADIMKIAMARVQQEMDRRGLRSMMVLQVHDELIFECPANELDEMQGLVLDIMPNAAQLAVPLKVDVKVGKTWGDME, via the coding sequence GTGGGCGAGGCCAAGACCCTTCTGGTCCTCCTGGACGGCCACGGCATCATTCACCGCTCCTATCACGCCATGCGGGAGCAGCCCCTCACGGTGCGCCACACTGGGGAGGTCATCACTGCAGTATACGGCTTCGCCAACACACTCCTTTCGGTGCTTCAGGAGCTGAAGCCCAGCCACGTGATCGTGGCCATGGACAAGGGGCGCCTCACCTTCCGTCATCGCCTCGATCCCAACTACAAGGCACACCGGGTAGAGATGCCCGACGACCTGCGCGCCCAGATACGTCGCTGTCGCGAGCTCATCGAGGCCTTCGGCATCCCGATCTACGAGCTGGAGGAATACGAGGCTGACGATATTCTGGGCACGCTGTCGCGTCAGGCGGCCGAGGCCGGCATCGAGACCTGTCTGGTGAGCCTGGACTCGGACATCGCCCAGCTGGTGCGACCGGGCGTCCGGCTCTGGCTCTATCGCCCCTACCAGCGGGACTTCGTGGTCTATGCCACCCCCGAGGACGTGCAGCGCCGGTACGGTGTCCTGCCCCACCAGATACCAGACCTGAAGGCCCTCAAAGGCGATGCCACTGACAATATCCCCGGCGTCCCCGGAGTGGGCGAGAAGACGGCCGTGCGCCTGGTGCAGGAGTTCGGCAGCATCGAGGCCCTGTACGAGAACCTGGAGCAGGTGGAGCCGCCCAAGCTGAGGGAGGCCCTGCGCCAGCACGAGGAGCAGGTCCGTCGCAGCAAGGCCCTGGCCACCATCGCCACCGATGTCCCGGTAGAGCTGGACCTGGACGCCGCTGACTTCCGTCGTCACTACCGTCGCCAGCGGGTGCTGGACCTGTTCCGTGAGCTGGAGTTCAAGAGTCTGGTCCCTCGCCTGCCCCCCGACGATGGCCAGGAGGAAGAGGAGCGTGCTCTCCAGGTGCCCCTGACCGGCCGTCCCGCCGTCGCCGAGGCCGGTGCCGAGCGCTATCGCATCGTGGACAGTGAGGAGGCCCTGGCGGAGCTAGCCCAGCGCCTGGAGGCGGCCGGCGCCTTCGCCTTCGATACCGAGACCACCGGGCTGGAGGCCATGCGGGCGCGCCTGGTGGGCCTTTCCTTCGCCGTTGCTCCCGGGGAGGCATATTACGTGCCCGTGGGCCACGTGGGCGGGGCGCGTCAGTTGCCCCTGGAGCTGGCGCTGGAGCGTCTGGGCCCCCTGCTGGAGGCGGAGGGGGTAGCCAAGACGGCCCACAACGCCAAGTACGACATGGTGGTGCTGGCCCAGCACGGCGTGTGGGTGCGGGGGCTCCAGTTCGACACCATGATAGCCGCCTTTCTGGCCGGCGAGGGCGGGGGCGGCACCTACCGTCCGGGGGAAGGAGCGCTGGGACTCAAGTGGTTGGCCTCTCGCCTCCTGGGCGTGGAGATGACCGACATCGCCCAGCTCATCGGCAAACGGGGGCGGGAGCAGATATCTATGGCCGAGGTGCCGGTGGAGGCGGCAGGCCGTTACGCCTGCGCCGATGCCGACATGACCCTGCGCCTGCGCCCGCGGTTGGAGGAGATGCTCCGGGAGCGCTCTCAGGAGCGCCTCTTCTACGAAATCGAGATGCCGGTGGTGCCGGTGCTGGCCCGCATGGAGCTCAACGGCATGGCGGTGGACGTGGGCGCGCTCAAGGAGATGTCGGGCGTGCTGGCTGAGGAGATCCGTCGGGTGGAGGAGGAGGTCTATCGCCTGGTGGGCCACCGCTTCAACATCGGCTCGCCCCAGCAACTCAGCCGCGTCCTGTTCGAAGAACTGAAGCTGCCCAAGACCCGTCGCCTCAAGACGGGCTCCTACTCCACCGATGCCCAGTCGCTGGAGGAATTGCGAGGCGCCCATCCGGTCATCGACCTGATCCTCGAGTACCGGGAGCTGACCAAGCTCAAGGGCACATATGTGGATGCCCTGCCGGGCCTGGTGAACCCGCGCACGGGGCGCATACACAGCGACTTCAACCAGACGGGGGCGGCCACGGGCCGTATCTCCTCCAGCAACCCCAACCTGCAGAACATACCGGTGCGGTCGGAGCTGGGGCGTCAAATACGGCGGGCCTTCGTCGCCCGGGACGCGGGACCCGACCCTTACCTGTTGTCGGCCGACTACTCGCAGATAGAGCTGCGCATCCTGGCCCACTACACCGGCGACCCCGCCCTGGTGGAAGCCTTCCGCCGCGACGAGGACATCCACGCCGTCACCGCCTCCCAGGTCTTCGGTGTGCCCATGGAGAAGGTGACGCCGGAGATGCGGCGGCGGGCGAAGGTCTTCAACTTCGGCGTCCTCTATGGCCTGACGCCGTACGGACTGTCGGTGCGGGAGCGAATCCCGCAGGAAGAGGCAGCCGAGTTCATCCGCCGCTACTTCGAGAAGTACCCGGGCGTCCGCCGCTACATCGAGGAGACGGTTCAGCGGACGCGGGAGCTGGGCTATGCCGAGACCATCTTCGGTCGACGGCGCTACTTGCCCGAGATCAATTCGCCCAACGCCAATGTCCGGCAGGCGGCCGAACGGGCTGCCATCAACATGCCCATCCAGGGCACCAATGCCGACATCATGAAGATCGCCATGGCCCGTGTACAGCAGGAGATGGACCGCCGGGGGCTGCGGTCGATGATGGTGCTACAGGTCCACGACGAGCTGATCTTCGAGTGCCCGGCGAACGAGCTGGATGAGATGCAAGGGCTGGTGCTAGACATAATGCCCAACGCGGCCCAGCTGGCCGTCCCCCTCAAGGTGGACGTCAAGGTGGGAAAGACCTGGGGCGACATGGAGTGA